From the genome of Kluyveromyces lactis strain NRRL Y-1140 chromosome F complete sequence:
TCATGACTAATACTGAAGAACGAGCTTTCGAAACATCACATTATCCCGGTACAATTGATGGGATCAATTTTCTCGAAGTTGATTATCTCATACAGCTATGGTACCTACAATGTCTCCGATTCTTACATAAGACTCAATCACTTTCATTTTCCCCCAACATTGTGCAGTCACTTCTTCAGCGTCGTCAACGTGCAAAACATAGATCTGTGAGTAATGGGTTTGTTGACCCAGATATCCTAGTTATAAGGTCTAACATGAGTGACTCGTTCTGGGGCTGGCAAGTTGCATACGATGAGCCAAGTCTAAATATCGTAGACTACGAGTTCGAAGTCTCAATATTTTCGAAAGCTAGTCAAGATATACTTGCTCTGCCTATGTGTGCCACATTGAGTGAATTGACCGTCAAAGATGTTATGGGAAGATCAACGGATGATTTAGAAGACGGTATTAGCCCAATAGATTCACTCGAACAACAAGAACGTAGCGATTCTGATGTTTCATCCATTACTGCCGATTCCGCGGGCAAAAATTCCATAAACTCTAGAAACTCCTCTACCACTTCGAATAAGTTGATGAAAGCCGCCCATGCAGGTACATCGGGCTTGGCtcatttattcaaaaagaaaagtagTACTGCACTTTCGACAGCATCTCCCACATTAGACACTATAACCACTACTGATACCATAAACCCAACAACTGCAATATCTGATTCTGGTACACTAACTCTAAAGAATAAATGGTTAGAAAattattattcaaaaaaattatcaaacTATTCAAGTGTACATTCTCCTTGCTGTTATGAAACTCCTACGTCTACTCCTCTCGAAGAAGGTTTTGACGAGAAGAAAGTGCTGGAGTATAAATTACAATACCTGAAGATCAAATTACCTTTTCAAGACAATTCAATACCTTCGATGTTGTGTCCAAATTTATGGTTTCATTTAAGATTTGATGAATGGAGGTCCGTTCTGCAAGAAATTTACCGATGCTTAGTACCAGGCGGTTCGATACAAACggaaaattttgattttaagGGATCAAGCATTGATACTGACGATGAATGTTCTAATGCAACAACATCAGAGTTCAGGAAATTTTTGGATGCCGCAGCGCTGGAAGCTATGAAAGTGAACATCCAGATTTTCCCAATGAGACATTTAGTACATATGTTAAATGAAGTGGGATTTGTTAATGTTAAATGTTGCATTTTAAGTTTGAAGCGTGGTGACTTGGTTAATAACTTAGGGTTCATGTATGAGTTTATGGCAATGTGTCATTACGATTCAATCGTCAAAAAGTACTTGTCCGATCCGTCGTTATACCCAGAAGATACCTATCCTCCAACATTTCCAATGCGTTACTTCAACGAGCATATCAACTCCGTCGACAATCACGTTGGTGCACTTAGAATGGTTTGCATAACTGCCGAAAAGCCACTACGATAAACTTTTAGGTTCCGTACATACTTTTTTAATATTTACAGGAGTATTTTGCATTAAATTAATCGTTAATTAACTGTCAAATCCTTTGCAAATGTTCATGTTTTTTTGAATCGTAATCGCATTATTACATAAAATACTTAATTCTCCATCTTATAAGactttccttttttttccaaagttcCAACTCTACCAAAACgtttatcaaattctttaCCTAGCTGTTCATCCTCCTTATAAACGTCGATCACGAATTGGTCTTGTTCACCGCGAGAATAGTATTTGGCCTTTACTTTAGTACTTAGCGAATGTTCCTTATGCTGTAATGCCTTCACAGTTTCTTCGTTAACCAGAACATAAGAAATACCAGAGTCTGGACATTCGTAGTTCACATTCAATAATAATCTTTCCATTATGCCTCTTAAACCTCTTGCACCTGTTCCCTCTTTTAACGCAAACTGTGCAACACGCTTCAGAGCCTTTTCTGTGACACCTAGTGTTACGCCAAACTGTTTAAAGATGTACTCATACTGGTGTAAGAGAGCATTGCGTGGTTCTTTCAAGATATGGAACAAATCTGTCTGTTTTAATGGTTCTAAAGCAGTTACGATAGGCACTCTTCCGATTAGCTCTGGAATTATTCCATAGCTGACTAAGTCACTTGGTGTGACGAAGTTCAATGCAGATATGGTCTTACCGTCACCGATATCGATGTGTTCTATGGTATTAGAGAATCTTAGCTTTTTGGAGTCTGATTCTTTATCATTGGCTGTTGCATCTGGGTTTTTAATGCGCTCAATACGTTTAACTATATGTTTATCAAGACCAACGAAAGCACCCATAAGCATGAAAAGAATGTTGGACGTATCCACGACGAAagtttcctctttcttGGCAGCTGTTTGATTATTCTTATCatccttctttttattcACTGGACGTTTGAGAGTCAACTCAACACCATGTCCCTCcaatatcttcaacaatgaTTGCTGAACACCTTCCCCTGAAACATCTTTTGTACCAATACTAGCTGCGGGTTTGGCAAGTTTGTCTACTTCGTCGAGAACAATGATACCTTTTTCGGCCTTGGCAACATCGTAGTCTGCATTTATTAATAACCTCTCTATACAAACTTCCACATCTTCACCAATATAACCCGCTTGGGTCAATTGCGTACAGTCAGTGATAGCAATTGGAACATCAAGCATCCTCGCAAGGGTAGTCGCTAATAACGTTTTACCAGAACCGCTGGGTCCAACCACCATCAAATTACTTTTAGAAAGTTCCAAATCTTCGTCATCGTTGTCTAGTTCTAAAGACAGCTGACGCTGTAAGTTACGCATGCCTTGTTCAGCTTCTGTAGATGTGAATTCAATTGGGGATGTGCTATCtaacttcttctgttgCTCTTCGAGTAACTTTCTCTGTAGGCGAGCTTCtagcttcttctgtttGTCATTGACTCTCAAATAGTGATTATATACAGCAACACTGCAGACCTTCTTCCCATCATTTTGACCAACAATATATTCGTCAAGAaaattctttaattctttaGGTGATGGTatcttgttctttgaaCCATGGATCAGTTTAGATGATGCACTAAAGCATATCCTACTATGACTAAAATTCCTTACCCCTAGACTTAGCATCCTAAATTCAAGTACTTGAATCTAAAGAAATCGATAATTATAGTGACAGTCCTTAAAATTAATATCACTCGGGTGCAACAGAATTAAAAGACTGCTGGAGTAAAGTTTTGTGGctttcttattcttcttcaacaatcACCAAATAGCTCTTTAGATCATTTCAACATTAAAcatgaatttttcaaaggtttCCATTGAAGACCTGAAAGAGAAGGTGCGCGATGAGAACAGTGAAAAGTATAAATAGAGAGCAACAGCACCCAAGTAGTACTTTGTTCTTATCATTGGAAATTTTCGTGTATAGAAATAGTAGTATTCTCTATGATTTGACGTATATTGCCATTCAACACTGTGTCCGTTCGCaatatttttgaagataaacCAATCGACACTCCAAGAATCCTGGAACAAATATCCAGTTGAGAGGGCCTGATTTCTATTTGAGAATATCACACTAACCACTATTATGTCTAACAAACAGCATCGTGTGCCAGATTTTTACTGTTCCTATTTACTAAGATCAATTCCGAAACCAAACTCATTTTACATTGGGTCCTCTCCTGACCCGGTGCGACGTCTGCGGCAACATAATGGTGCAGTACGTCGAGGTGGTGCCTATAGAACTAAGAGAAACGGAACAAGGCCATGGAAAATGGTATGTTTTATATATGGATTCACTAGTAAGATTGCTGCTCTACAGTTTGAGCATGCTTGGCAACATAGTTATAAGACGAGATTTATCGAGAACAACGAGAGATTAgtgacaaaaaaaaataccagAAATGGTATTGCTACTAAGTTGGGTAATGCCAGGCTTTTAATGAAGCATCCATACTTTGATAAGATGAATTTACATATCAGATTTTTTGATAGATTAGCCTGGGAAAGTTGGGAGTTGaacaaattcaaagttGACTACGGATTGTCACTGTGCGAAGTCGATGAGGCTGTTCTCACAGATGAGTCACAGTTGGATGAGTTGGACGAGTTGAATTTAGAAAGGATCAAAGCCTTTTATGAGGATCAAATGGCCCAAGAATCTTCACTTTTGCAGAGATATCAGGATAACTTAACTTACGACCAAAAGAGTTGTATGATATGTGACAAGAAAATTGACTATATACACGATGAAGGTACACAGATGGTAGGATTCTGTTCGGATGATGAATgtgattttctttcatgCCTAAGCTGCCTGTATAAAGAGTTTACTAAAAACTCAAAACAAATAATACCGAAGTCTGGACACTGTCCTAACTGTCATAAATGTTTGGAATGGTCCCAAATTGTAAAATACTCCACTGTTCTTCGAGAAAAGCTAATAAAAGACTGAGTATATTATTAGATATTTAGTTCGGGTCTATAGAATGATTTTCCAGTCCTGTCCTATTTGAATACCAGGGTTCTTGATAACGTGACTGTGATCTTCATGAATAACTTCGATATTTGTTCTAATATCGTCCAGCTCTAAAGTACACGTCTCCGCAACTTTTCCATCGGGATGATGAGCGATAACAATTTTCTCAATAGAAAtgtcattgaagaaagatgaagtATCCTTATGTAATACTGTCCCATATATAACGTTTTTGTTATATTCCAGCTCGACCTCCAAAAGTTTCCCTTGTTTGTAAGCAAATGTCTCCCCATCATCGACATATAGCCTTCCTTTAGCAGTACCATATGCTGTTGGTGCTATCACGAGCGTGTAGGGATCATTTTGCATCAATCGTGATGATCTACGATATTGATCTTTTCTGGTGATAATATGACCGCCTGCTATGTACGCTGGAAGTTTCTCCAATGGTGCAGAAACAGTCTTAGTTTCCAAAGTTCCGAAATGTGCGATTTCTAGATTTTGTAAATCATAGAAGACTCCACTAGGGAATGTGATGGGGATAGATTTGGTATTAGCAGAAGTGACAGGCTTCACCAATATGCCCTGTTCACCCAAATAGAATTGGTCATCAATGTCGTAGAAATTTGCCACATTTGGATGTTCATAGATCATTGGATTCATAATGGGAATTCCTCTTGAATGTGAATCGTGAAAGGCTGTGTATAGCGTCGGTAGTAGTTGATACCTGAGTCTGATAAATTCAGTTACAACTGACCTTGTTCGCTCGTTCAATAAAAATGGTTCTCGTCTTCTGGTGTCTATATGTGCGTGGGCTCTGAAAAATGGATACCATATACCAGCCTGATACCAACGGATCAATAGCTCGTCATCTGGGTTTCCGAAAAAGCCAGCTATATCAGCTCCAGTTGCAGGCATTCCGACAATGTTATGACTCAATACCATCGGTATGGACAATTGCAAGTATTCCCAGTTAGCTACATTGTCACCGGTCCATGTAGCTGCGGTTCTTTGCGATCCAGAAAAGAACGATCTAGTCAAGACGAACGGTCTTTTGTTCGGGTTCATATCAACAAAGGAATCATAGGTGGCCTGGTGAACAGTTAGTCCATACAAGTTATGCACTGACCTTTCTTCGAATCCATtataatgaagaagatcctTTGGGGCTGTAGTTTCCGGCCCATCGAATATCGAAGGCTCGTTCATATCATTCCATATATAGAGGTTCGATGGCGTAGAAATAAAAGTTTGTACAAATTTTGACCAAAGTTTGCTTGCTAATGGATTGAAAGTATCAATCCAAATGGATTCCCCAGGCCAACATTGGCCAAAAAACGGTTTGTTCAAAGCGTTTCGCACATATACTTTAGCGGCTATTATGGCTTCGCTAATATGATAGTTTGATTTTATATGCGGATCAATGAGTGTAACCAAATTCCTTCCTAAGAAAGCTAATTTTGAGAGCATTCTAGTTGGATTCGGAAAAGCATCTGGCTTCCAGGTAAAATATTGCTTCTGGTCTGTGTACTCTAAATCTAACCATAAAAAGTCGTAGGGTATCTGCCATTTATCCATCAGAGAATCCACGGTGAGCAcatccttttcatcattgTAATTCCATCTACACTGGTGGTATCCAACTGAAGAAAGTAAAGGAAGCATTGGTTTTCCTGTAATATTAACATATGACTCTGTAACAAGTTTTGGTGTTTCCTGAACAATTACAATGAAATCAATGATACCTGATTCTGACATCCAATGAGTGGAAGAGTCGCTGTGTCCGTATTGGATATCAATCCAGGTATCAGATGGGTTCATCCAAAACAGTCCGATCGACAGTGACTCTTTTATCCCAACAACGAAGGGGATAGAACCATACATAGGCAATGTGGAATTCAACTTATACtgaaaaacatcaacattGTAAAGACGATAAGGGTCAATGTTTGATGTGTCACGTAGTCTCAAAGAATCTGCATGTTCTGCGATACCATAAAGATTAGATATACCATGAAACTTAAAGTCTAAGGCTACTGATTCAGGACCAAGCGGGATTGAATCAGATTTTGAGTCCGCAAAGCTATCTTTAAACATGTTGAAGggctcttcttcttcgttgaTGTTCTCgaaattttcttctaaCGTTCTATAATGTTCAAAATTTAGCATATTATCGCTGTTTACCGTTAGAACATCTGCCGAGTCATATTTGACGTTTATTTGGAAGTCTTGAGAACTCAACGTTACTGTGAACCTATCGGCCGTGAAAGTGAAGTCCTTTTTATTCCAAAAGGTGGGTGACTTTGCAATAACCTCTTGTCTGATAGGTATGTAGTCCGGATCAAATGCCCAATGTTCAGTCTCATTGTACCTTTGTAAATTGATACCAGCTTTACCTAGTTTAATGCTTCTATGCTCATCTAACCTAAATCTTACTTTATCGCCGTCAAATAAATCCAAGGTAAAAGGAAGAGGTATCTTGATATCTTTTTGGTTAGCTTTTATGCTCTTGATAATAAAACCCTGTATAGTATGATTATTTGTATCAAATTCCAAGCTGCCTTGATCGAGACTATAATGACTGTTCCTGCTTTCTTGGATGTTTTTAGCGTATTGTCTGTTTCTATGACAGAATCCTGATTGAGAGCATTTTTTTAGCAAGTCATCTTGAAATGCTAATGCTATCCCAAAACTTAGTAACCAACGTAGTAATGTAGATAGTGATAGCTTCATTCTCGAAAGCTTTGGCGGCCAATGAATTCAGGCAAGCTATGATATGTGCTCTTTAAAT
Proteins encoded in this window:
- a CDS encoding uncharacterized protein (similar to uniprot|P38321 Saccharomyces cerevisiae YBR225W Hypothetical ORF), which gives rise to MSGLPLSLQMEPVVHTSSTPVSVRERERGQPQTNVKNLPRKHKSKSITALTSSSSPDIKQPSLKWNVLPKIGETLHQRKHSMNVTYTDSMHIAYDPRYNSRLSKFDTFIQFNEQCELSDVITMAPTRLESFVKFLNYYYESKKFMTNTEERAFETSHYPGTIDGINFLEVDYLIQLWYLQCLRFLHKTQSLSFSPNIVQSLLQRRQRAKHRSVSNGFVDPDILVIRSNMSDSFWGWQVAYDEPSLNIVDYEFEVSIFSKASQDILALPMCATLSELTVKDVMGRSTDDLEDGISPIDSLEQQERSDSDVSSITADSAGKNSINSRNSSTTSNKLMKAAHAGTSGLAHLFKKKSSTALSTASPTLDTITTTDTINPTTAISDSGTLTLKNKWLENYYSKKLSNYSSVHSPCCYETPTSTPLEEGFDEKKVLEYKLQYLKIKLPFQDNSIPSMLCPNLWFHLRFDEWRSVLQEIYRCLVPGGSIQTENFDFKGSSIDTDDECSNATTSEFRKFLDAAALEAMKVNIQIFPMRHLVHMLNEVGFVNVKCCILSLKRGDLVNNLGFMYEFMAMCHYDSIVKKYLSDPSLYPEDTYPPTFPMRYFNEHINSVDNHVGALRMVCITAEKPLR
- the MCX1 gene encoding Mcx1p (similar to uniprot|P38323 Saccharomyces cerevisiae YBR227C MCX1); its protein translation is MLSLGVRNFSHSRICFSASSKLIHGSKNKIPSPKELKNFLDEYIVGQNDGKKVCSVAVYNHYLRVNDKQKKLEARLQRKLLEEQQKKLDSTSPIEFTSTEAEQGMRNLQRQLSLELDNDDEDLELSKSNLMVVGPSGSGKTLLATTLARMLDVPIAITDCTQLTQAGYIGEDVEVCIERLLINADYDVAKAEKGIIVLDEVDKLAKPAASIGTKDVSGEGVQQSLLKILEGHGVELTLKRPVNKKKDDKNNQTAAKKEETFVVDTSNILFMLMGAFVGLDKHIVKRIERIKNPDATANDKESDSKKLRFSNTIEHIDIGDGKTISALNFVTPSDLVSYGIIPELIGRVPIVTALEPLKQTDLFHILKEPRNALLHQYEYIFKQFGVTLGVTEKALKRVAQFALKEGTGARGLRGIMERLLLNVNYECPDSGISYVLVNEETVKALQHKEHSLSTKVKAKYYSRGEQDQFVIDVYKEDEQLGKEFDKRFGRVGTLEKKGKSYKMEN
- the SLX1 gene encoding endonuclease (similar to uniprot|P38324 Saccharomyces cerevisiae YBR228W SLX1 Subunit of a complex with Slx4p that hydrolyzes 5' branches from duplex DNA in response to stalled or converging replication forks function overlaps with that of Sgs1p-Top3p) yields the protein MSNKQHRVPDFYCSYLLRSIPKPNSFYIGSSPDPVRRLRQHNGAVRRGGAYRTKRNGTRPWKMVCFIYGFTSKIAALQFEHAWQHSYKTRFIENNERLVTKKNTRNGIATKLGNARLLMKHPYFDKMNLHIRFFDRLAWESWELNKFKVDYGLSLCEVDEAVLTDESQLDELDELNLERIKAFYEDQMAQESSLLQRYQDNLTYDQKSCMICDKKIDYIHDEGTQMVGFCSDDECDFLSCLSCLYKEFTKNSKQIIPKSGHCPNCHKCLEWSQIVKYSTVLREKLIKD
- the ROT2 gene encoding glucan 1,3-alpha-glucosidase ROT2 (similar to uniprot|P38138 Saccharomyces cerevisiae YBR229C ROT2 Glucosidase II catalytic subunit required for normal cell wall synthesis mutations in rot2 suppress tor2 mutations and are synthetically lethal with rot1 mutations), which codes for MKLSLSTLLRWLLSFGIALAFQDDLLKKCSQSGFCHRNRQYAKNIQESRNSHYSLDQGSLEFDTNNHTIQGFIIKSIKANQKDIKIPLPFTLDLFDGDKVRFRLDEHRSIKLGKAGINLQRYNETEHWAFDPDYIPIRQEVIAKSPTFWNKKDFTFTADRFTVTLSSQDFQINVKYDSADVLTVNSDNMLNFEHYRTLEENFENINEEEEPFNMFKDSFADSKSDSIPLGPESVALDFKFHGISNLYGIAEHADSLRLRDTSNIDPYRLYNVDVFQYKLNSTLPMYGSIPFVVGIKESLSIGLFWMNPSDTWIDIQYGHSDSSTHWMSESGIIDFIVIVQETPKLVTESYVNITGKPMLPLLSSVGYHQCRWNYNDEKDVLTVDSLMDKWQIPYDFLWLDLEYTDQKQYFTWKPDAFPNPTRMLSKLAFLGRNLVTLIDPHIKSNYHISEAIIAAKVYVRNALNKPFFGQCWPGESIWIDTFNPLASKLWSKFVQTFISTPSNLYIWNDMNEPSIFDGPETTAPKDLLHYNGFEERSVHNLYGLTVHQATYDSFVDMNPNKRPFVLTRSFFSGSQRTAATWTGDNVANWEYLQLSIPMVLSHNIVGMPATGADIAGFFGNPDDELLIRWYQAGIWYPFFRAHAHIDTRRREPFLLNERTRSVVTEFIRLRYQLLPTLYTAFHDSHSRGIPIMNPMIYEHPNVANFYDIDDQFYLGEQGILVKPVTSANTKSIPITFPSGVFYDLQNLEIAHFGTLETKTVSAPLEKLPAYIAGGHIITRKDQYRRSSRLMQNDPYTLVIAPTAYGTAKGRLYVDDGETFAYKQGKLLEVELEYNKNVIYGTVLHKDTSSFFNDISIEKIVIAHHPDGKVAETCTLELDDIRTNIEVIHEDHSHVIKNPGIQIGQDWKIIL